In Kitasatospora sp. NA04385, a single genomic region encodes these proteins:
- a CDS encoding amidohydrolase family protein — protein sequence MADLLLRGATVIDGTGADRHRADVTVTDGRIAEISRARGELTARQVVDADGLVLAPGFIDMHAHSDLRLLLEPDHPSRITQGITLEVLGQDGLSYAPADDTTLAALRRQLAGWNGDPADDEFDWNWRTVGQYLDRLDAGDGAGVAVNTCYLAPHGSVRMLAMGWDNRPPTRAELDRMKHLLDQALADGAVGMSTGLTYTPGMYADTAELVELCAVVAARGGFHAPHQRSYGAGALEGYAEMVEISRRSGCPLHLTHATMNFGVNEGRAGQFLALVDAALADGTDITLDSYPYLPGSTTLAALLPSWSTEGGPEATLARLADPAARERIRADVEERGSDGCHGVVTDWDTIQISGVRDGALSAAVGRKVAELAAEQGRTGTEVFFDLLRADQLGTTILQHVGHEENVRAIMRHPVHTVGSDGLLVGARPHPRGWGTFPRYLARYVRELGVLTLEQAIARMTGRPARRLGLDRRGLIRPGHHADLVLFDPGTVRDTATFDHPRQAADGIRHVLVNGVAALTDGKPTGDLAGRALRRGADRKVRALD from the coding sequence ATGGCCGACCTGCTGCTGCGCGGCGCCACCGTCATCGACGGCACCGGCGCCGACCGCCACCGGGCCGACGTCACCGTCACCGACGGCCGGATCGCGGAGATCAGCCGCGCACGCGGGGAGTTGACGGCCCGTCAGGTCGTCGACGCCGACGGGCTGGTCCTCGCCCCCGGCTTCATCGACATGCACGCCCACTCCGACCTGCGGCTGCTCCTCGAACCCGACCACCCCTCCCGGATCACCCAGGGCATCACCCTCGAAGTCCTCGGCCAGGACGGCCTCTCCTACGCCCCCGCCGACGACACCACGCTCGCCGCGCTGCGCCGCCAACTCGCCGGCTGGAACGGCGACCCCGCCGACGACGAGTTCGACTGGAACTGGCGCACCGTCGGCCAGTACCTCGACCGCCTCGACGCGGGCGACGGCGCGGGCGTCGCCGTCAACACCTGCTACCTCGCCCCGCACGGCTCCGTCCGGATGCTCGCCATGGGCTGGGACAACCGGCCCCCCACCCGGGCCGAACTCGACCGGATGAAGCACCTGTTGGACCAGGCGCTGGCCGACGGCGCGGTCGGCATGTCCACCGGGCTCACCTACACCCCCGGCATGTACGCCGACACCGCCGAACTCGTCGAGCTGTGCGCCGTCGTCGCCGCCCGCGGCGGCTTCCACGCACCCCACCAGCGCTCCTACGGCGCGGGCGCGCTGGAGGGCTACGCCGAGATGGTGGAGATCTCCCGGCGCTCCGGCTGCCCGCTGCACCTCACCCACGCCACCATGAACTTCGGCGTCAACGAGGGCCGCGCCGGACAGTTCCTCGCCCTGGTCGACGCCGCGCTCGCCGACGGCACCGACATCACCCTCGACAGCTACCCCTACCTGCCCGGCTCGACCACGCTGGCCGCCCTGCTGCCCAGTTGGTCCACCGAGGGCGGCCCCGAGGCCACCCTCGCCCGGCTCGCCGACCCCGCCGCCCGCGAACGCATCCGCGCCGACGTCGAGGAACGCGGCAGCGACGGCTGCCACGGCGTGGTCACCGACTGGGACACCATCCAGATCTCCGGCGTCCGCGACGGCGCGCTGTCCGCCGCCGTCGGCCGGAAGGTCGCCGAACTCGCCGCCGAACAGGGCCGCACCGGCACCGAGGTCTTCTTCGACCTGCTGCGCGCCGACCAGTTGGGCACCACCATCCTCCAGCACGTCGGCCACGAGGAGAACGTCCGCGCCATCATGCGCCACCCCGTGCACACCGTCGGCAGCGACGGACTGCTCGTCGGCGCCCGCCCGCACCCCCGCGGCTGGGGCACCTTCCCCCGCTACCTCGCCCGCTACGTCCGCGAGTTGGGCGTCCTCACGCTGGAACAGGCGATCGCCCGGATGACCGGCCGGCCGGCCCGCCGCCTCGGCCTCGACCGGCGCGGCCTGATCCGGCCCGGCCACCACGCCGACCTGGTCCTGTTCGACCCCGGGACCGTCCGCGACACCGCCACCTTCGACCACCCCCGGCAGGCCGCCGACGGCATCCGGCACGTCCTGGTCAACGGCGTCGCCGCGCTCACCGACGGCAAGCCCACCGGCGACCTGGCCGGCCGGGCGCTGCGCCGCGGCGCCGACCGCAAGGTCCGGGCACTCGACTGA
- a CDS encoding bifunctional 4-hydroxy-2-oxoglutarate aldolase/2-dehydro-3-deoxy-phosphogluconate aldolase, translated as MGTETTDLRAALARQPVIAVVRAPVIPDAVALCEALAEGGIAWTELTFTTPDVTRHIARAAAAGCRIGVGTVLTADQARAGIAAGAGFLVTPGLRPAVADVAREAGIPVVMGALTPSEVADAVDLGAAAVKIFPAKAFGPGYFKDLRGPYPDVPLVASGGVNAGNARSFLDHGALAVCAGTDVVPPQAVADGDWADITRRAKEFTATLG; from the coding sequence ATGGGAACCGAAACGACGGACCTGCGCGCGGCACTGGCCCGGCAGCCGGTGATCGCGGTGGTGCGGGCCCCCGTGATCCCCGACGCGGTCGCGCTCTGCGAAGCGCTCGCCGAGGGCGGCATCGCCTGGACCGAACTCACCTTCACCACCCCCGACGTCACCCGCCACATCGCCCGCGCCGCCGCGGCCGGCTGCCGGATCGGCGTCGGCACCGTGCTCACCGCCGACCAGGCCCGGGCCGGGATCGCCGCCGGTGCCGGGTTCCTGGTCACCCCCGGGCTGCGCCCCGCCGTCGCCGACGTCGCCCGCGAGGCCGGCATCCCGGTCGTGATGGGCGCGCTGACCCCCAGCGAGGTCGCCGACGCGGTCGACCTCGGCGCCGCCGCGGTGAAGATCTTCCCCGCCAAGGCCTTCGGCCCCGGCTACTTCAAGGACCTGCGCGGCCCCTACCCCGACGTCCCGCTGGTCGCCTCCGGCGGCGTCAACGCGGGCAACGCCAGGTCCTTCCTCGACCACGGCGCCCTCGCCGTCTGCGCCGGCACCGACGTCGTCCCCCCGCAGGCCGTTGCGGACGGCGACTGGGCCGACATCACCCGCCGCGCCAAGGAGTTCACCGCCACGCTCGGCTGA
- a CDS encoding transglycosylase family protein, whose protein sequence is MSARARLKPVLALSATLAGLLAPVVCAAPHASAASVSTWDKVAQCESGGNWSINTGNGYYGGLQFSSSTWAAFGGTFYAPSANLATKQQQILIAEKVLAVQGQSAWPVCGPAAGLGADTANPYPVETPKPAQATVRVYTLGSDDRIRESDGDYAKGTWTGFGLVDGTAGFKQITTVTVNNVVHLYALGSDNRIYENDGDYAKGSWTGFGLVDGAAGFKQITAAVSGGTVRLYALGADDRIYENDIAYGQGGWTGFGLVDGTAGFKQIATAVTGNTVRLYALGSDNRVYEKDGDYAAHTWTAFGLVDGAAGFKQITAAVSGGTVRLYALGADDRIYENDIAYGQGGWTGFGLVDGTAGFKQIATAVTGNTVRLYALGSDNRVYEKDGDYAAHTWTAFGLIDNADGFKQITTAITN, encoded by the coding sequence ATGTCTGCCCGTGCCCGTCTGAAGCCCGTCCTCGCGCTGTCCGCCACCCTGGCCGGTCTGCTCGCCCCGGTGGTCTGCGCGGCCCCCCACGCCTCGGCGGCGTCGGTGAGCACCTGGGACAAGGTCGCCCAGTGCGAGAGCGGCGGCAACTGGAGCATCAACACCGGCAACGGCTACTACGGCGGACTGCAGTTCAGCTCCTCCACCTGGGCCGCGTTCGGCGGAACGTTCTACGCCCCGAGCGCCAACCTGGCCACCAAGCAGCAGCAGATCCTGATCGCCGAGAAGGTCCTCGCCGTACAGGGCCAGTCGGCCTGGCCGGTCTGCGGGCCCGCCGCAGGTCTGGGCGCCGACACCGCCAACCCCTACCCCGTCGAGACCCCCAAGCCCGCCCAGGCCACGGTGCGGGTGTACACCCTCGGCTCGGACGACCGGATCCGCGAGAGCGACGGCGACTACGCGAAGGGCACCTGGACCGGCTTCGGCCTGGTCGACGGGACCGCCGGGTTCAAGCAGATCACCACGGTCACGGTGAACAACGTCGTCCACCTCTACGCGCTGGGTTCGGACAACCGGATCTACGAGAACGACGGCGACTACGCGAAGGGCAGCTGGACCGGCTTCGGTCTGGTCGACGGTGCCGCCGGGTTCAAGCAGATCACGGCGGCGGTGAGCGGTGGCACGGTGCGGTTGTACGCGCTGGGTGCGGACGACCGGATCTACGAGAACGACATCGCCTACGGGCAGGGTGGTTGGACGGGCTTCGGTCTGGTCGACGGCACTGCCGGGTTCAAGCAGATCGCCACGGCGGTGACGGGCAACACGGTGCGGCTGTACGCGCTGGGTTCGGACAACCGGGTGTACGAGAAGGACGGCGACTACGCCGCCCACACCTGGACCGCGTTCGGTCTGGTCGACGGTGCCGCCGGGTTCAAGCAGATCACGGCGGCGGTGAGCGGTGGCACGGTGCGGTTGTACGCGCTGGGTGCGGACGACCGGATCTACGAGAACGACATCGCCTACGGGCAGGGTGGTTGGACGGGCTTCGGTCTGGTCGACGGCACTGCCGGGTTCAAGCAGATCGCCACGGCGGTGACGGGCAACACGGTGCGGCTGTACGCGCTGGGTTCGGACAACCGGGTGTACGAGAAGGACGGTGACTACGCCGCCCACACCTGGACCGCGTTCGGCCTGATCGACAACGCCGACGGCTTCAAGCAGATCACCACCGCCATCACCAACTGA
- a CDS encoding CHAP domain-containing protein, producing the protein MSNNILRRTLVAATAAAVLPISVLAAAQNASASVGSSIVSIANANIGNTACATNSAGGTGYYSSCTGNGGSPENWCADFAKWVWAQSGVNVSGLTPAAGSFGTYNGGLHPTPHVGDAVVFNYNGTDYADHVAIVSSLNSDGTITTISGNSGGGGAAKSHVRLSGRFSSTVGYSSYMGMKISGYVSPNGGNNSVPTPPSVPAPAAPTGVHVFALGSDNRIYNDQGNYTAGHWDGFGLVDGTAGFKQTTAVTINDTVHLFAIGSDGRVYNNDGNFSVGKWNGFGLVDGADGFQQITAAVTGNTVRLFALGSDGRVYQNDGDYTKGTWTGFGLVDGTAGFKKITAAAIGNTVHLFALGSDNRVYNNDGDFTAGHWGGFGLVDGAGGFQQITAAVTGNTVHLYALGSDNRVYNNDGDYSAGHWGGFGLVDGTAGFKQITATATGGIVHLFAVGSDNRVYNNDGDYSAGHWGGYTLVDGADGFQQISATPSA; encoded by the coding sequence ATGAGCAACAACATCCTGCGCCGCACCCTCGTCGCCGCCACCGCCGCCGCCGTCCTGCCGATCTCCGTGCTGGCCGCCGCCCAGAACGCCTCGGCCAGCGTCGGGTCGAGCATCGTGAGCATCGCCAACGCCAACATCGGCAACACCGCCTGCGCCACCAACAGCGCCGGCGGCACCGGCTACTACAGCAGCTGCACCGGCAACGGCGGCTCGCCGGAGAACTGGTGCGCCGACTTCGCCAAGTGGGTGTGGGCGCAGAGCGGGGTCAACGTCTCCGGACTCACCCCGGCGGCCGGCAGCTTCGGGACGTACAACGGGGGGCTGCACCCCACCCCGCACGTGGGCGACGCCGTCGTCTTCAACTACAACGGCACCGACTACGCCGACCACGTCGCCATCGTCTCCTCGCTCAACAGCGACGGCACCATCACCACGATCAGCGGCAACAGCGGTGGCGGCGGCGCGGCCAAGTCCCACGTCCGGCTGTCCGGCCGGTTCAGCTCCACGGTCGGCTACAGCTCCTACATGGGGATGAAGATCAGCGGGTACGTCTCGCCGAACGGCGGCAACAACTCCGTCCCGACCCCGCCCTCGGTGCCCGCCCCGGCCGCCCCCACCGGCGTGCACGTCTTCGCCCTCGGCTCCGACAACCGCATCTACAACGACCAGGGCAACTACACGGCCGGCCACTGGGACGGCTTCGGTCTGGTCGACGGCACCGCCGGCTTCAAGCAGACCACCGCCGTCACCATCAACGACACGGTCCACCTCTTCGCGATCGGTTCCGACGGCCGCGTCTACAACAACGACGGCAACTTCTCGGTCGGCAAGTGGAACGGCTTCGGCCTGGTCGACGGCGCGGACGGCTTCCAGCAGATCACCGCCGCGGTCACCGGCAACACCGTCCGCCTGTTCGCCCTCGGCTCCGACGGCCGCGTCTACCAGAACGACGGCGACTACACCAAGGGCACCTGGACCGGCTTCGGCCTGGTCGACGGCACCGCCGGGTTCAAGAAGATCACCGCCGCCGCGATCGGCAACACCGTCCACCTGTTCGCCCTCGGTTCGGACAACCGGGTCTACAACAACGACGGCGACTTCACCGCCGGGCACTGGGGCGGCTTCGGCCTGGTCGACGGGGCGGGCGGCTTCCAGCAGATCACCGCCGCGGTCACCGGCAACACCGTCCACCTCTACGCGCTCGGTTCGGACAACCGGGTCTACAACAACGACGGCGACTACTCCGCCGGGCACTGGGGCGGCTTCGGCCTGGTCGACGGCACCGCCGGGTTCAAGCAGATCACCGCCACGGCGACCGGCGGCATCGTGCACCTGTTCGCGGTGGGCTCGGACAACCGGGTCTACAACAACGACGGCGACTACTCCGCCGGGCACTGGGGCGGCTACACCCTGGTTGACGGCGCGGACGGCTTCCAGCAGATCAGCGCCACCCCGAGCGCCTGA
- a CDS encoding peroxiredoxin-like family protein, with the protein MSRLRTGTTAPPLPTADAAGAPLPPVPADGLTHLQFRRFAGCPICNLHLRTFAVRHPELRAAGVRETAVFHSPAAELRPYADGLPFPLLADPEQRLYRAYGVERGARALLDPRVWPSVVRGLARSVPLVLRGRERPPAARPLGGRLGLPADFLLTTDGRIAAAHYGTHAADHWSVDQVLTLATEHRATEHRTSEHRATEHQVTEHQVTEHGDAAHRAADLA; encoded by the coding sequence GTGTCCCGACTCCGGACCGGCACCACCGCACCGCCCCTCCCCACCGCCGACGCCGCCGGCGCTCCCCTGCCGCCGGTGCCCGCGGACGGCCTGACCCACCTGCAGTTCCGCCGCTTCGCGGGCTGCCCGATCTGCAACCTGCACCTGCGCACCTTCGCCGTCCGCCACCCGGAACTGCGCGCGGCGGGGGTGCGGGAGACGGCCGTCTTCCACTCCCCCGCCGCCGAACTCCGGCCGTACGCCGACGGGTTGCCGTTCCCGCTGCTGGCCGACCCGGAGCAGCGGCTGTACCGGGCGTACGGGGTCGAGCGCGGCGCCCGCGCCCTGCTCGATCCGCGGGTCTGGCCGTCCGTCGTCCGCGGCCTCGCCCGCAGCGTCCCGCTCGTCCTGCGCGGCCGCGAACGCCCGCCCGCCGCCCGCCCCCTCGGCGGCCGCCTGGGCCTGCCCGCCGACTTCCTCCTCACCACCGACGGCCGGATCGCCGCCGCGCACTACGGCACCCACGCCGCCGACCACTGGTCCGTCGACCAGGTCCTCACCCTCGCCACCGAACACCGCGCCACCGAACACCGGACCAGCGAGCACCGCGCCACCGAACACCAGGTCACCGAGCACCAGGTCACCGAGCACGGAGACGCAGCGCACCGGGCCGCGGACCTGGCCTAG
- a CDS encoding TetR/AcrR family transcriptional regulator: protein MPRPRSLTTRQIAAAALTVIDRDGLPALSMRTVAAELDRRTMALYRYVEDREELECLVVDLALGAVLDRAASEAGSRAGSVTGRAADPVADPVAGPRARLLALLESMREAVGAHPGVLPLAVRHHGGCPSALRWRERLLAALADAGLAGPRRAAALHALVAYVIGALELEHQAAADATPVGPLVPETFPLLAEALAVRAATDPARAFTDGARTVLDGLGLDGLGLD, encoded by the coding sequence GTGCCCCGTCCACGCTCCCTGACCACCCGCCAGATCGCCGCCGCCGCACTCACCGTGATCGACCGCGACGGCCTGCCCGCGCTGTCCATGCGCACCGTCGCGGCCGAACTCGACCGGCGCACCATGGCGCTGTACCGCTACGTCGAGGACCGCGAGGAACTCGAGTGTCTGGTCGTCGACCTCGCCCTCGGCGCCGTCCTGGACCGCGCCGCGTCCGAGGCCGGTTCGAGGGCCGGTTCGGTGACCGGTCGGGCGGCCGATCCGGTGGCTGATCCGGTGGCCGGGCCGCGGGCCCGGCTGCTCGCGCTGCTGGAGTCGATGCGGGAGGCCGTCGGCGCGCACCCCGGCGTCCTGCCGCTGGCCGTCCGGCACCACGGCGGCTGCCCGTCCGCGCTGCGCTGGCGCGAACGGCTGCTGGCGGCCCTGGCCGACGCCGGACTCGCCGGGCCGCGCCGGGCCGCGGCGCTGCACGCGCTGGTGGCGTACGTGATCGGCGCGCTCGAACTCGAACACCAGGCCGCGGCCGACGCCACCCCCGTCGGCCCGCTCGTCCCCGAGACCTTCCCGCTGCTCGCCGAGGCCCTGGCCGTCCGCGCCGCCACCGACCCGGCCCGCGCCTTCACCGACGGCGCGCGCACCGTGCTGGACGGCCTGGGCCTGGATGGCTTGGGCCTGGACTGA
- a CDS encoding TetR/AcrR family transcriptional regulator, whose product MPETPPPPPPPTPPAPPPPPTPPGPPPPPPGRRERKKAATRQAIADAALRLFLERGYDDVGIREIADAADVSTTTLFKHFPAKEALVFDEEADLEADLLAAVRERPPGRSIPAALCDHALRHRRAVDTDDPRFASFTALVNSTPALRDYHQAMWLRHTAALAAVIAEQSGRPADDPLCTALAHFALEAPHAAQSHQDVRGAMVRAFDLLEHGWNALAEPTP is encoded by the coding sequence ATGCCCGAGACGCCCCCACCACCCCCACCGCCGACCCCACCGGCCCCACCGCCTCCGCCGACCCCGCCCGGCCCGCCGCCACCCCCGCCGGGGCGCCGCGAGCGCAAGAAGGCGGCCACCCGCCAGGCCATCGCCGACGCCGCGCTGCGCCTGTTCCTGGAGCGCGGCTACGACGACGTCGGCATTCGCGAGATCGCGGACGCCGCCGACGTCTCGACCACCACGCTGTTCAAGCACTTCCCAGCCAAGGAGGCCCTGGTCTTCGACGAGGAGGCGGACCTGGAGGCCGACCTGCTCGCCGCCGTCCGCGAGCGGCCCCCGGGCCGGTCGATCCCGGCGGCCCTGTGCGACCACGCCCTGCGCCACCGCCGGGCCGTCGACACCGACGACCCCCGGTTCGCGTCCTTCACCGCCCTGGTGAACTCCACCCCCGCCCTGCGCGACTACCACCAGGCCATGTGGCTGCGCCACACCGCCGCCCTCGCCGCCGTGATCGCCGAGCAGAGCGGCCGCCCCGCCGACGACCCGCTCTGCACCGCCCTGGCCCACTTCGCCCTGGAGGCGCCGCACGCCGCCCAGTCCCACCAGGACGTCCGCGGGGCGATGGTCCGCGCCTTCGACCTCCTCGAACACGGCTGGAACGCCCTGGCCGAGCCCACCCCCTGA
- a CDS encoding NAD(P)/FAD-dependent oxidoreductase yields the protein MSTTTPAPRIAVIGAGPGGLTCARILQRHGIAVTVHDRDPGPDTRDQGGTLDLHEDNGQLALREAGLLDDFLRLARPEGQEMRQLDAVTGEIGFHHVPADDERLKPEIDRGRLRDLLLSSLEPGTVRWGRTLRSVEGPAGGPRRLHFADGTVTEADLVIGADGAWSKVRPALSPATPVHTGVSFLEAWFHDVERRHPDLAALVGPGSAGAADGERGLFAQRCGGNHIRVYVIQRVPVDWIAEAGHTVRDTDALRALLLDRYRAWSPRLRRLLTDNDGPYVDRPIHALPVPHTWQHDGAVTLLGDAAHLMPPLGVGVNLAMLDACELALALTRHATVAEAVRAYEATMLPRSTAMQRLLDGAAEGLLSDEPHHGEPEPRQPESRQPESSEPELREPESRRSESSGAR from the coding sequence ATGTCCACCACCACCCCCGCCCCCCGTATCGCCGTCATCGGCGCCGGTCCCGGCGGCCTGACCTGCGCCCGCATCCTGCAGCGCCACGGCATCGCCGTCACCGTCCACGATCGCGATCCCGGCCCCGACACCCGGGACCAGGGCGGCACGCTCGACCTGCACGAGGACAACGGCCAACTCGCCCTGCGCGAGGCCGGACTGCTCGACGACTTCCTCCGCCTCGCCCGCCCCGAAGGGCAGGAGATGCGCCAACTCGACGCCGTGACCGGGGAGATCGGCTTCCACCACGTCCCCGCGGACGACGAGCGGCTGAAGCCCGAGATCGACCGCGGCCGACTCCGCGACCTCCTCCTGAGCTCGCTCGAACCGGGCACCGTGCGCTGGGGCCGCACCCTGCGCTCGGTCGAAGGTCCCGCGGGCGGCCCCCGTCGCCTGCACTTCGCCGACGGCACCGTGACCGAGGCTGACCTGGTCATCGGCGCGGACGGCGCCTGGTCGAAGGTCCGCCCCGCCCTCTCCCCGGCCACCCCCGTCCACACCGGCGTCAGCTTCCTCGAAGCCTGGTTCCACGACGTCGAACGCCGCCACCCCGACCTCGCCGCCCTCGTCGGCCCCGGCAGCGCGGGTGCGGCCGACGGCGAACGCGGCCTGTTCGCGCAGCGCTGCGGTGGCAACCACATCCGCGTCTACGTCATCCAGCGCGTCCCCGTGGACTGGATCGCCGAGGCCGGCCACACCGTCCGGGACACCGACGCCCTGCGCGCGCTCCTCCTGGACCGCTACCGCGCCTGGTCGCCCCGCCTGCGCCGGCTCCTCACCGACAACGACGGCCCCTACGTCGACCGCCCGATCCACGCCCTGCCCGTCCCGCACACCTGGCAGCACGACGGCGCCGTCACCCTGCTCGGGGACGCCGCCCACTTGATGCCCCCGCTCGGCGTCGGCGTCAACCTCGCCATGCTCGACGCCTGCGAGCTCGCCCTCGCCCTCACCCGGCACGCCACCGTCGCCGAGGCCGTCCGCGCCTACGAGGCGACCATGCTGCCCCGCTCCACCGCCATGCAGCGCCTCCTCGACGGCGCCGCCGAAGGGTTGCTGTCCGACGAACCGCACCACGGCGAGCCCGAGCCGCGTCAGCCTGAGTCGCGTCAGCCTGAGTCGTCCGAGCCCGAGCTGCGGGAGCCCGAGTCGCGCCGGTCCGAGTCGTCCGGCGCGCGGTAG
- the cobM gene encoding precorrin-4 C(11)-methyltransferase, translating to MTVYFIGAGPGAADLITVRGQRTLARCGVCLYAGSLVPPELLADCPPDARLVDTANLDLDQIMAEIVRANAEGQDVARLHSGDPSVFSAMAEQMRRLDAAGIPYEVVPGVPAFAAAAAALKRELTVPTVGQTVILTRVARQATPMPPGEELSVLGKSGALLVLHLAARYVDSVVEELLPHYGPDCPAAVVAMASRPDELVLRGTLGDIAVQVKAAGVLRTAVIIVGRTLAATEFRDSHLYSTTRAR from the coding sequence GTGACGGTCTATTTCATCGGTGCCGGTCCGGGCGCAGCCGATCTGATCACGGTGCGCGGCCAACGCACCCTGGCCCGCTGCGGGGTGTGCCTGTACGCGGGCAGCCTGGTGCCGCCGGAGCTGCTGGCCGACTGCCCGCCGGACGCCCGGCTGGTCGACACCGCGAACCTGGACCTGGACCAGATCATGGCCGAGATCGTCCGCGCGAACGCCGAGGGCCAGGACGTGGCCCGGCTGCACTCGGGCGACCCGTCGGTCTTCTCGGCGATGGCCGAGCAGATGCGCCGACTGGACGCGGCGGGCATCCCGTACGAGGTGGTGCCGGGCGTGCCCGCGTTCGCGGCGGCCGCGGCGGCGCTGAAGCGGGAGTTGACGGTGCCGACGGTCGGGCAGACGGTGATCCTGACCCGGGTGGCCCGGCAGGCGACGCCGATGCCGCCCGGCGAGGAGCTGTCCGTGCTCGGCAAGAGCGGCGCGCTGCTGGTGCTGCACCTGGCGGCCCGCTACGTGGACAGCGTGGTCGAGGAGTTGCTGCCGCACTACGGGCCGGACTGCCCGGCTGCGGTGGTCGCGATGGCCAGCCGCCCGGACGAACTGGTGCTGCGCGGCACGCTCGGTGACATCGCCGTCCAGGTGAAGGCCGCGGGCGTGCTGCGCACCGCCGTCATCATCGTCGGCCGGACGCTGGCCGCGACGGAGTTCCGCGACAGCCACCTGTACTCGACCACCCGGGCCCGCTGA
- the cbiE gene encoding precorrin-6y C5,15-methyltransferase (decarboxylating) subunit CbiE, producing MSAITVVGVGADGWPGLSGAAREALGAAEVVLGGARQLGLLPVEVTADRVPWPSPLRPSVPGLLARFAGRRLAVLASGDPMFHGIGRTLLECGVPADALRVLPHPSSVSLACARLGWPVEETEVVTLVGRPAESLHAALYPGRRLLVLSADASTPARVAALLADRGYGPSRVRVLEQLGGPAEAVREGVAAGWSLPPGDPLNVLAVDCALDPALAPDAPRQQLVPGLRDELFESDGQLTKRHVRAATLAALGPAPGELLWDIGGGSGSIGIEWLRAHRSCRAVSVERDAVRAERIVRNAAALGVPRLRVVRGAAPAALTELESELGRPDAVFVGGGLTVPGVLEACWAALGPGGRLVANTVTLESEALLTQWYRRHGGELVKLAVAHAVPVGGFTGWRQAMPVTQWSVVKGPDADPDAHPDADVAAPVTTKARATTKASTTADAGTRHESTDTDPDADTGESGAAGIVDAVGVVGGAAGGAK from the coding sequence GTGTCTGCGATCACCGTCGTGGGGGTGGGTGCGGACGGCTGGCCGGGGCTCTCGGGTGCGGCGCGGGAGGCGCTGGGCGCGGCGGAGGTGGTGCTCGGCGGAGCGCGCCAGTTGGGGCTGCTGCCGGTGGAGGTGACGGCGGATCGGGTGCCGTGGCCGTCCCCGTTGCGGCCGTCGGTGCCGGGGCTGCTGGCCCGGTTCGCGGGGCGGCGGCTGGCGGTGCTGGCCAGCGGCGACCCGATGTTCCACGGGATCGGCCGGACGCTGCTGGAGTGCGGCGTCCCGGCGGACGCGCTGCGGGTGCTGCCGCACCCGTCCTCGGTGTCGCTGGCGTGCGCCCGGCTGGGCTGGCCGGTGGAGGAGACCGAGGTGGTGACGCTGGTCGGCCGCCCGGCCGAGTCGCTGCACGCGGCGCTGTACCCGGGGCGCCGGCTGCTGGTGCTGAGCGCGGACGCGTCGACGCCCGCGCGGGTGGCGGCGCTACTGGCGGACCGGGGCTACGGGCCGAGCCGGGTACGGGTGTTGGAGCAGCTGGGCGGTCCGGCGGAGGCGGTGCGCGAGGGCGTGGCGGCGGGCTGGTCACTGCCGCCGGGCGATCCGCTGAACGTCCTCGCGGTCGACTGCGCGCTCGATCCGGCCCTCGCGCCGGACGCCCCGCGCCAGCAGCTCGTCCCCGGGCTGCGGGACGAACTGTTCGAGTCGGACGGTCAGTTGACGAAGCGTCATGTCCGGGCGGCGACGCTGGCGGCGCTCGGCCCGGCGCCGGGCGAACTGCTGTGGGACATCGGCGGCGGCTCGGGGTCGATCGGCATCGAGTGGCTGCGGGCGCACCGCAGTTGCCGAGCGGTCAGCGTGGAGCGGGACGCGGTGCGGGCCGAGCGGATCGTCCGCAACGCGGCGGCGCTCGGCGTGCCCCGGCTGCGGGTGGTCCGGGGTGCGGCACCGGCGGCGCTGACGGAGCTGGAGTCCGAACTCGGCCGTCCGGACGCGGTGTTCGTGGGCGGCGGGCTGACGGTGCCGGGGGTGCTGGAGGCGTGCTGGGCGGCGCTCGGCCCGGGCGGGCGGCTGGTGGCGAACACGGTGACGTTGGAGTCGGAGGCGCTGCTGACGCAGTGGTACCGGCGCCACGGCGGCGAGTTGGTGAAGCTGGCCGTCGCGCACGCGGTGCCGGTGGGCGGGTTCACGGGCTGGCGGCAGGCGATGCCGGTGACCCAGTGGAGCGTCGTCAAGGGCCCGGACGCGGACCCGGACGCGCACCCGGACGCGGACGTGGCGGCACCCGTGACCACGAAGGCACGCGCGACCACGAAGGCATCCACGACCGCGGACGCGGGAACGCGGCACGAAAGCACGGACACGGACCCAGACGCGGACACCGGAGAGTCCGGTGCGGCCGGCATTGTCGACGCTGTCGGCGTTGTCGGCGGGGCAGCAGGAGGAGCGAAGTGA